In Campylobacter suis, the following proteins share a genomic window:
- a CDS encoding flavocytochrome c — translation MFDASRRKSLKTLACCSAVLSVPTLSSAKTNAIEVKKWDKEFDAIIVGSGFAGSAAMLSMLEEGVNNVIMIEKMPYLGGNSAYSAGSMAVAGTKMQERDGIKDDPELHIEDTLKSGHNLNDPDIVKTMVYKGPELLDWLVQNGVKIKWVIRDGGHTHPRSHSVGVGSYITIPLQQRIRERGGKIETRVIMDDIIYGDQGEVVGIKVREKYEFNFDTNAKEEDNKSGQVRYYKCHGGLVLATGGWAADVEFRQKFDPALTADVFSTNHAGANAYTVKKLLADEIKFIDMDYIQRFHVTSADESFFGFAYRWMMRGYTYGMMVNPKTGLRFVNEIADRKISSDAIWAMNEGGKNHPVLIMDIEGTKTVDIHDFQRGLSVGAIKQFDTMDELITHYNINKEPFLEQLKRYNSYVEAASKDENYRDPEFGKNFSHYKGKYIKLEKPPFFAVRPGPKVHHCMGGVKTTVDCEVYNNDMQLIPKLYACGELTGGRHGYNRLGSNSVLECIVFGRQAGLKLAKVFNEKRRSV, via the coding sequence ATGTTTGATGCATCAAGGAGAAAATCCCTAAAAACCCTTGCCTGTTGCTCTGCTGTGCTAAGTGTGCCGACCTTATCATCTGCAAAAACAAACGCAATTGAAGTTAAAAAATGGGACAAAGAGTTTGACGCTATCATTGTCGGTAGCGGTTTTGCTGGAAGTGCGGCTATGCTATCTATGCTTGAAGAGGGTGTAAATAATGTCATAATGATAGAAAAAATGCCATATCTTGGTGGAAACTCAGCTTATAGTGCCGGTTCTATGGCGGTTGCAGGCACAAAAATGCAAGAGCGTGATGGCATAAAAGATGACCCTGAGCTTCATATAGAAGATACTCTAAAAAGCGGACACAATCTAAACGATCCCGATATCGTAAAAACGATGGTCTATAAGGGTCCTGAATTGCTTGATTGGTTAGTGCAAAACGGCGTTAAAATAAAATGGGTAATAAGAGATGGCGGACACACTCACCCTCGCTCACACTCTGTTGGCGTTGGTAGCTACATAACTATACCGCTTCAGCAAAGGATAAGAGAGCGTGGCGGAAAGATCGAAACTCGCGTGATAATGGATGATATTATTTACGGCGATCAAGGCGAAGTTGTAGGTATAAAAGTGCGTGAAAAATATGAGTTTAACTTTGATACAAACGCCAAAGAAGAAGATAACAAAAGCGGTCAAGTAAGATACTACAAATGCCACGGCGGACTTGTCTTAGCCACAGGTGGCTGGGCAGCTGATGTGGAGTTTAGACAAAAATTTGACCCAGCCTTAACGGCTGATGTATTTAGCACAAATCACGCCGGCGCAAACGCATATACAGTTAAAAAACTACTAGCTGATGAGATAAAATTTATCGATATGGACTACATTCAGCGTTTTCACGTAACATCTGCTGATGAGTCGTTTTTTGGCTTTGCGTATCGCTGGATGATGCGTGGATATACTTATGGAATGATGGTAAATCCAAAAACTGGACTTCGCTTTGTAAATGAGATAGCTGATCGTAAAATTTCATCAGATGCCATCTGGGCTATGAATGAAGGCGGTAAAAATCACCCCGTGCTTATCATGGATATAGAAGGCACAAAGACTGTTGATATACACGACTTTCAACGCGGTCTAAGCGTGGGAGCGATAAAGCAGTTTGATACGATGGATGAGCTAATAACGCACTATAATATCAACAAAGAGCCGTTTTTAGAGCAGTTAAAACGCTATAACTCATATGTAGAAGCGGCATCTAAAGATGAGAACTACCGCGACCCTGAGTTTGGTAAAAATTTCTCTCACTACAAAGGCAAATACATAAAACTAGAAAAACCGCCGTTTTTTGCCGTTCGCCCTGGGCCAAAGGTGCATCACTGCATGGGTGGGGTCAAGACTACGGTTGATTGCGAAGTGTATAACAACGACATGCAACTCATACCAAAACTATACGCGTGTGGTGAGCTAACGGGTGGCAGACACGGCTATAATCGCCTTGGCTCAAACTCAGTGCTTGAGTGCATAGTCTTTGGTCGCCAAGCTGGTTTAAAACTAGCCAAAGTCTTTAACGAAAAAAGAAGGAGTGTGTGA
- a CDS encoding peptidoglycan glycosyltransferase FtsW — translation MYTDRKLFYLCVCLLGISAIFSLSLSVYTVRFFHYEEYHFFIRQSIVVAIGVCLMWGLSQLNPDKALKFIGFGLFFSCLILMGAMHFLPASFVTESGGARRWIRLPGFSLAPVEFFKIGFVYFLAWSFTRKIDEKKRTMQEDLAILFPYILLFLLIVYLIAVMQNDLGQVVVLAATFIMMALFAGTSLKIFMVGVSFVLCVGTIIIINSEHRINRIKSWWVGVQDIVLSVLPESFATLRVENADEPWQISNSLNAINHGGLFGQGLGAGTFKLGFLSEVHTDFVIAGITEEIGLLGIFGVVGIFIAVLFRIFRISGRSENKVYHLFTLGVGLVFSFSFIINSYGITSITPIKGIAVPFLSYGGSSVLATCIAVGMVLMISKKAKIW, via the coding sequence TTGTATACAGATAGAAAACTTTTTTACCTTTGCGTTTGTTTGCTTGGCATAAGTGCGATATTTTCGCTATCTTTGTCGGTTTATACTGTGCGCTTTTTTCACTATGAAGAGTATCATTTTTTTATAAGACAGTCCATTGTTGTAGCTATTGGTGTTTGCCTTATGTGGGGACTTTCTCAGCTTAATCCAGATAAGGCACTGAAATTTATCGGCTTTGGTCTGTTTTTTTCTTGTCTTATTTTAATGGGTGCTATGCACTTTTTACCAGCTTCATTTGTGACAGAGTCGGGTGGTGCGCGTCGCTGGATACGACTGCCTGGTTTTTCGCTTGCGCCAGTTGAGTTTTTTAAAATAGGCTTTGTCTACTTTTTAGCATGGAGCTTTACAAGAAAAATAGATGAAAAAAAACGGACAATGCAAGAGGATTTGGCTATACTTTTCCCATATATTTTACTGTTTTTGCTAATCGTCTATCTTATCGCTGTTATGCAAAATGACCTTGGTCAAGTTGTTGTTTTGGCAGCTACTTTTATCATGATGGCACTTTTTGCAGGAACTAGCCTTAAAATTTTTATGGTTGGTGTAAGCTTTGTGCTTTGTGTGGGAACGATCATTATCATAAATAGTGAACACAGGATAAATCGTATCAAGTCCTGGTGGGTGGGCGTTCAGGATATAGTCTTAAGCGTTTTGCCTGAGAGTTTTGCGACGCTAAGAGTTGAAAATGCTGATGAGCCGTGGCAAATTTCAAACTCACTAAATGCTATAAATCATGGCGGGCTTTTTGGTCAAGGGCTTGGTGCTGGAACCTTTAAACTTGGCTTTTTAAGTGAAGTTCATACAGACTTTGTTATAGCTGGTATTACCGAAGAGATAGGTCTTTTGGGTATATTTGGTGTAGTTGGAATTTTTATTGCGGTACTGTTTAGAATTTTTAGAATTTCAGGAAGAAGTGAAAATAAAGTCTATCATCTTTTTACCCTTGGAGTAGGACTTGTATTTTCATTTTCATTTATCATAAATAGTTACGGTATTACCTCTATTACGCCGATAAAGGGTATAGCGGTGCCATTTTTAAGCTATGGCGGTAGCTCTGTTTTGGCGACATGCATTGCCGTTGGTATGGTTTTGATGATAAGCAAAAAGGCAAAGATATGGTAG
- a CDS encoding DNA polymerase III subunit delta', translating into MQSKIVITNDFDALKNSLETEFGINNLRFFISEDFLLENAHEIVKEAYIAESSEKLLVVMAKNYRIEAQNSLLKIIEEPPRNVSFLIAATSKNLLLQTIRSRMICQNLLKTKPRPPLDINLAQLDIAEIYNFLARIENDERSDKIGKNELKELISNIIVKALELGFKFSQDELEYFYSLVRLAELNAKSPQLLTPLLLVILQKGRP; encoded by the coding sequence ATGCAAAGCAAAATAGTCATCACAAATGATTTTGACGCACTTAAAAACAGCCTTGAGACCGAATTTGGCATAAATAACCTGCGTTTTTTCATAAGTGAGGACTTCTTGCTTGAAAATGCTCATGAGATAGTAAAAGAGGCATATATCGCCGAAAGTAGCGAAAAGCTCTTGGTTGTAATGGCTAAAAACTACCGCATAGAAGCCCAAAACTCACTGCTTAAAATTATCGAAGAACCGCCAAGAAATGTATCATTTTTAATCGCAGCTACAAGTAAAAATTTACTCTTGCAAACTATACGCTCGCGTATGATTTGTCAAAATTTACTAAAAACAAAGCCTAGACCGCCTCTTGATATAAATTTGGCTCAGCTTGATATAGCTGAAATTTATAACTTTTTAGCTCGCATTGAAAATGATGAAAGATCGGATAAAATTGGTAAAAATGAGCTAAAAGAGCTGATCTCAAACATTATCGTCAAGGCTCTTGAACTTGGATTTAAATTTAGCCAAGATGAGCTTGAGTATTTTTACTCGTTAGTGCGATTAGCCGAACTTAACGCAAAGTCGCCACAGCTTCTTACACCTTTACTTTTAGTGATACTTCAAAAAGGACGACCTTGA
- a CDS encoding RNA pyrophosphohydrolase, with translation MDKKYRPNVAAIILSSKYPFKCEIFVANRCDLDGVWQFPQGGIDDGESPKEALLRELKEEIGTDKIEFLAEYPEWLSYDFPNTASVKMYPFDGQTQKYFLVRLKPDAKINLECKHPEFSEYKFLSYKGIFEEINHFKRPIYTKVLSYFKEKGYF, from the coding sequence ATGGATAAAAAGTACAGACCCAATGTAGCTGCTATAATTTTATCATCTAAATATCCATTTAAATGCGAAATTTTTGTTGCAAATAGATGTGACTTGGATGGAGTTTGGCAGTTTCCACAAGGTGGGATAGATGATGGAGAAAGCCCTAAAGAGGCTTTGCTTCGTGAGTTAAAAGAGGAGATAGGGACGGATAAGATTGAGTTTTTAGCCGAGTATCCAGAGTGGCTTAGTTATGATTTTCCAAATACAGCTAGTGTAAAAATGTATCCATTTGATGGGCAGACGCAGAAGTATTTTTTGGTTAGATTAAAACCAGACGCAAAGATAAATTTAGAGTGCAAACATCCTGAATTTAGCGAGTATAAATTTCTAAGTTATAAGGGGATTTTTGAAGAGATAAATCACTTCAAAAGACCGATATATACGAAAGTTTTGAGTTATTTTAAAGAGAAAGGGTATTTTTAA
- a CDS encoding HobA family DNA replication regulator: MQDFVKWSNDAIVKEGMSAFMQNFRIEWIALLGSRLKYLLEGRVFIVITDDERAWFEGYLLKKINRSGARPLLPFVSLKALYPGLDEINSSEQISLLEDMLSLTFPNGYVYFYIGKNIDKRANIAKNSEDSYMWLFDEQTHNSICLNSNDENLDIKLMQLLKLFDKSIDAVLLNQASLV, from the coding sequence ATGCAAGACTTCGTAAAATGGAGCAATGACGCCATCGTTAAAGAGGGCATGAGTGCTTTTATGCAAAATTTCCGTATTGAGTGGATAGCGCTACTTGGCTCTAGGCTAAAATACTTGCTTGAGGGACGAGTTTTTATAGTTATTACCGATGATGAACGCGCATGGTTTGAAGGTTATTTGCTTAAAAAGATAAACCGCTCAGGCGCGCGCCCACTTTTGCCATTTGTAAGCCTAAAAGCACTTTATCCTGGACTTGATGAGATAAACTCAAGTGAGCAAATTTCACTACTTGAGGACATGCTAAGCCTTACATTTCCGAATGGATATGTCTATTTTTATATCGGCAAAAACATTGATAAACGAGCAAATATCGCCAAAAATAGCGAAGATAGCTACATGTGGCTATTTGACGAGCAAACCCATAACTCCATATGCCTAAATTCAAATGATGAAAATTTAGACATAAAACTCATGCAGCTCTTAAAGCTTTTTGATAAAAGCATCGATGCAGTTCTTTTAAATCAGGCAAGCCTAGTCTAG
- a CDS encoding tyrosine-type recombinase/integrase, translated as MKFKLDCKQDFKASLLFWLARYVKFKLSSLSNKELRNPQTLASVNFALNKEIKNIDELDGLVKKARNAGLTGINTYFNPLKKIYETICFYELLSLKQIDEEFISEVLASTTGGLSDASKKNYRIAAINFFSFLDKQNEEDGKAHVFDIELKNWGGVSGTRGQKLPEFMSEEEVKKFLNGIDEAEFKSNENRNKLIIKIIIFTGIRVSEALNLKRKDINKEGELYIIRIRGKGNKYRIVMIKRHLIEHHLDAIAINFINKEGYLFVNRKGERLTQAYVSRIVEQILFRAGIRKEKNGAHMLRHTFATMLYKKQKDLVLVQEALGHASLNTSRIYTHFDNEKLKLAAQVAEDLSES; from the coding sequence GTGAAATTTAAGCTCGATTGCAAGCAGGACTTTAAGGCGTCCTTGCTATTTTGGCTCGCTCGTTATGTTAAGTTTAAACTAAGCTCACTCTCAAACAAAGAACTTCGCAACCCTCAAACCCTTGCAAGTGTAAATTTCGCGCTAAACAAAGAGATAAAAAACATAGATGAGCTTGACGGGCTTGTCAAAAAGGCACGAAACGCTGGGCTAACTGGGATAAACACCTACTTTAATCCGCTTAAAAAAATTTATGAGACCATCTGCTTTTACGAGCTTCTTAGCTTAAAGCAAATTGATGAGGAGTTTATCAGCGAAGTGCTTGCTAGCACGACTGGCGGGCTAAGTGATGCGAGTAAAAAAAACTACCGAATCGCCGCCATAAATTTCTTCTCATTTTTAGACAAGCAAAACGAAGAGGATGGCAAGGCGCATGTCTTTGACATAGAGCTTAAAAACTGGGGTGGAGTAAGCGGGACAAGAGGGCAAAAACTGCCTGAGTTTATGAGCGAAGAAGAGGTAAAGAAATTTCTAAACGGCATTGATGAGGCCGAGTTTAAAAGCAACGAAAATCGCAACAAGCTAATCATAAAAATCATCATTTTCACAGGCATTCGCGTAAGTGAAGCGCTAAATTTAAAGCGAAAAGACATAAATAAAGAGGGTGAGCTTTACATCATCCGCATAAGAGGCAAAGGTAACAAATACAGAATCGTTATGATAAAACGCCATCTAATCGAGCACCACCTTGACGCCATCGCTATAAATTTCATCAACAAAGAGGGATATTTGTTCGTAAATCGCAAGGGCGAGAGGCTAACTCAAGCTTATGTAAGCCGAATAGTCGAGCAAATTTTGTTTCGCGCAGGCATAAGAAAGGAAAAAAACGGCGCTCACATGCTACGCCACACCTTTGCGACTATGCTTTATAAAAAGCAAAAAGACCTTGTTTTAGTTCAAGAAGCCCTAGGTCACGCTAGCCTTAACACAAGCCGAATTTACACGCACTTTGATAACGAAAAGCTAAAGCTAGCAGCGCAGGTGGCTGAGGATTTGAGCGAGAGTTAA
- a CDS encoding nitroreductase, with protein MLDFQTTVRSRQSIRDFLDKPLSKDEINEILLDAQWAPSATNTQPWITHVVSGQKAKELKEILKDKWAKGEIKSDFPYDQSLFPPALETRMRALYKLIYDGFGVAREDKAGRARMVPLNLEFYGAPHAAFLFMPSIADNVNVAADMGMYAQNFMLSCTARGYGSIPQLIFAMFADTIRKELGVSDELKLLFGISFGYPNWDANVNKNRTQRVSLSESVTFHE; from the coding sequence ATGCTAGATTTTCAAACTACAGTAAGATCTCGTCAGTCTATAAGGGACTTTTTAGATAAGCCACTTAGCAAAGATGAGATAAATGAAATTTTACTTGATGCGCAGTGGGCGCCGTCCGCTACAAATACACAGCCTTGGATAACGCATGTGGTTTCAGGACAGAAAGCAAAAGAGTTAAAAGAAATTTTAAAAGATAAATGGGCAAAAGGTGAGATAAAAAGCGACTTTCCTTACGATCAGTCACTATTTCCACCCGCTCTTGAAACTCGCATGAGAGCCCTATATAAGTTAATTTATGACGGCTTTGGCGTGGCTAGAGAGGATAAGGCAGGTAGAGCTAGAATGGTACCGTTAAATTTAGAGTTTTACGGAGCACCACACGCTGCGTTTTTGTTTATGCCTAGCATCGCCGATAATGTCAATGTCGCAGCCGATATGGGTATGTATGCTCAAAATTTTATGCTCTCATGCACGGCTCGTGGATATGGTAGCATACCGCAACTTATCTTTGCGATGTTTGCCGATACCATCAGAAAAGAGCTTGGAGTAAGTGATGAGCTAAAGTTGCTCTTTGGCATATCTTTTGGCTATCCAAACTGGGACGCAAATGTCAATAAAAACCGCACACAAAGGGTGTCGCTAAGCGAAAGTGTAACCTTTCACGAGTAA
- a CDS encoding LysR family transcriptional regulator gives MSLRHMQIAVSIAEFKSFTKAAEKLGVSQPSLSKSVSLLESELETELFDRKNGLSLTYAGEIYISKAKNLLRLNSELNSEIKNLSSLKKGKISIGVTTLSFKFIEKQLPSFYARFANADIKIIHAQTDIELLQMLKDGVIDAAYAVHFESIKDSELEYELVAKHAPLLAVPSTHIAVSKIAANSNEKYPKCDLGEFRDDKFAIGSDNVRLKTGFEQIFAKAGFKPKLACATTDINLAMSMAGSSICVAFGFSECVSEEQRDFISFFDVIDDENFNLSFSVVYKKSSKLIKEFIKLLKNSE, from the coding sequence ATGAGCCTAAGACATATGCAAATAGCCGTAAGTATCGCAGAGTTTAAAAGCTTTACAAAGGCGGCTGAAAAACTTGGTGTTTCACAGCCATCTCTTTCAAAAAGTGTATCGCTTTTAGAAAGTGAGCTAGAAACTGAGCTTTTTGATAGAAAAAATGGGCTAAGCCTTACTTACGCGGGTGAGATTTATATCTCAAAGGCTAAAAATTTACTAAGGCTAAATAGCGAACTAAACAGCGAGATAAAAAATTTATCATCGCTTAAAAAGGGCAAGATAAGCATAGGTGTCACAACGCTTAGCTTTAAATTTATCGAAAAACAGCTACCATCATTTTACGCAAGATTTGCAAATGCAGACATTAAAATCATACACGCACAAACCGACATCGAGCTTTTGCAAATGCTTAAAGATGGCGTTATAGACGCTGCGTATGCGGTGCATTTTGAAAGCATAAAAGATAGTGAGCTAGAGTATGAGTTAGTGGCTAAACACGCCCCTTTACTAGCCGTCCCTTCAACTCATATCGCGGTTTCAAAAATCGCCGCAAACTCAAATGAAAAATATCCAAAGTGTGATTTGGGCGAGTTTAGAGATGATAAATTTGCCATAGGCTCTGATAATGTCAGGCTTAAAACTGGCTTTGAGCAGATATTTGCAAAGGCTGGGTTTAAGCCAAAACTAGCTTGTGCAACGACTGATATAAATTTAGCCATGTCGATGGCTGGTTCTAGTATTTGCGTGGCGTTTGGATTTAGTGAGTGCGTGAGTGAAGAGCAGAGGGATTTTATCAGCTTTTTTGATGTGATAGATGATGAAAATTTCAATCTAAGCTTTTCAGTCGTGTATAAAAAATCTTCAAAACTTATAAAGGAATTTATAAAATTGCTTAAAAATAGTGAGTGA
- a CDS encoding cytochrome c3 family protein has protein sequence MRKFLALISFLTLSLFAYDTSLMDVLRNSKGEVTKNFSKESFPLQGIHQKLGLDCKDCHKENDQKDYSSAMNASCMQCHVSYEKLAERTGVLGHTDNIHANPHYESLDCDTCHSTHKPTVNMCVRCHTQDSLKSLIVK, from the coding sequence ATGAGAAAATTTCTAGCTTTAATATCATTTTTAACGCTATCTCTTTTTGCTTATGATACGAGTCTGATGGATGTGTTAAGAAACTCAAAGGGCGAAGTGACTAAAAATTTTAGCAAAGAGAGCTTCCCGCTACAAGGCATACACCAAAAACTAGGTCTTGATTGTAAAGACTGTCACAAAGAAAACGATCAAAAAGACTACTCATCAGCAATGAATGCATCATGTATGCAGTGTCACGTAAGCTATGAAAAACTAGCCGAAAGAACGGGCGTTTTAGGTCATACGGATAATATCCACGCAAACCCGCACTACGAGTCGCTTGACTGCGATACCTGCCACAGCACTCACAAACCAACTGTTAATATGTGCGTGCGTTGTCATACGCAAGATAGCCTAAAATCGCTAATCGTAAAGTAA
- a CDS encoding aspartate kinase translates to MLIVQKFGGTSVGTLERIEAVAQRVIETKNTGADVVVVVSAMSGVTNQLVEYGEHFSKQPNGVAMDMLLSSGEQVTTAILTIALNAKGYECVGLTGAMAGIITDDIHTKARIEKINTSRIKSELKAGKIVVVAGFQGIDEKGDITTLGRGGSDLSAVALAGALDADLCEIFTDVDGVYTTDPRIEPKAKKLDVISYDEMLELASSGAKVLQNRSVEMAKKLNVKLVTRSSFNHNEGTLIANEEDYMEAVLVSGIALDKNQARVTLRGVVDKPGIAAEIFSALASKNINVDMIIQNVGHDGTTNLGFTVPQNELEIAKETMQKLSAAKHVEYDDAIVKVSVVGVGMKSHSGVACTAFETLAKEGINIQMISTSEIKISVVVDQKYGELAVRVLHEAYKLDK, encoded by the coding sequence ATGCTAATAGTTCAGAAATTTGGCGGAACAAGCGTCGGAACGCTTGAACGCATAGAAGCAGTAGCCCAGCGTGTCATTGAGACTAAAAACACAGGAGCAGATGTTGTAGTAGTTGTTTCGGCAATGAGTGGCGTAACAAATCAACTTGTCGAATACGGCGAGCACTTTAGCAAGCAGCCAAATGGTGTTGCTATGGACATGTTGCTTAGCTCTGGAGAGCAAGTAACGACAGCGATACTAACGATAGCATTAAACGCGAAAGGTTATGAGTGTGTAGGCTTAACAGGAGCTATGGCTGGCATTATAACCGATGACATACACACAAAAGCACGAATTGAAAAGATAAATACAAGCCGTATTAAAAGCGAACTAAAAGCTGGCAAGATAGTAGTGGTAGCAGGTTTTCAGGGTATAGATGAAAAAGGTGATATAACAACACTTGGACGCGGTGGAAGCGACCTAAGCGCAGTTGCTTTAGCTGGAGCTCTTGATGCTGACTTATGCGAAATTTTTACAGATGTTGATGGAGTTTATACCACAGATCCGCGTATCGAGCCAAAGGCTAAAAAACTTGATGTCATAAGTTATGACGAGATGCTTGAGCTTGCAAGCTCTGGCGCAAAAGTATTGCAAAATCGCTCGGTAGAAATGGCAAAAAAACTAAATGTAAAACTAGTTACAAGAAGTAGCTTTAATCATAACGAAGGAACACTTATAGCAAATGAGGAGGATTATATGGAAGCAGTTTTGGTAAGCGGTATAGCTTTGGATAAAAATCAAGCAAGAGTTACACTGCGAGGCGTGGTTGATAAGCCAGGTATTGCGGCGGAAATTTTTAGTGCGCTTGCTAGTAAAAATATCAATGTTGATATGATTATCCAAAATGTAGGGCATGACGGAACTACAAATTTAGGCTTTACTGTGCCACAAAACGAGCTTGAGATCGCCAAAGAAACTATGCAAAAACTATCAGCAGCAAAACATGTTGAGTATGATGACGCAATAGTTAAAGTTTCAGTTGTTGGTGTGGGTATGAAAAGTCATAGCGGTGTTGCTTGTACCGCATTTGAAACACTTGCGAAAGAGGGTATAAATATCCAAATGATATCAACAAGTGAGATAAAAATTTCAGTCGTAGTTGATCAAAAATACGGCGAGCTTGCCGTTCGCGTCCTACACGAAGCATATAAGCTAGATAAATAA
- the murI gene encoding glutamate racemase: MKIGFFDSGIGGLSVMNEAIRQLSGNEFLFFADKKNVPYGTKTKDEVINFSIEAVSFLIDLGAKAVVVACNTATSAAIVELRAKFSVPIIGMEPAVKRAVSLKDGKKTLVIATPITIAGQKLHELLVRTNASEVADLLALPRLVEFAESYEFESRRVREYLKSELAKFDLSEYGSLVLGCTHFNYFKDTLREILAPQTKILDGIDGTIKRLKSESGAVSLADKSSKVEYFYSKQKVNQRKELDRLAMYLKRLDVMREIE; encoded by the coding sequence ATGAAGATTGGATTTTTTGACTCGGGCATTGGTGGTCTAAGCGTGATGAATGAGGCTATAAGGCAGCTTAGCGGGAATGAGTTTTTATTTTTTGCGGATAAGAAAAATGTCCCTTATGGCACAAAAACGAAAGATGAAGTTATAAATTTTAGTATCGAGGCGGTTTCGTTTTTGATAGATCTTGGTGCAAAGGCGGTGGTTGTGGCGTGCAACACAGCAACAAGTGCTGCAATCGTAGAGCTTAGAGCAAAATTTAGCGTGCCGATAATCGGCATGGAGCCAGCCGTAAAGCGCGCTGTAAGCTTAAAAGATGGTAAAAAAACTTTAGTTATTGCCACGCCCATCACGATAGCAGGGCAAAAGCTTCACGAGCTATTAGTTCGTACAAATGCAAGCGAGGTGGCGGACTTGCTCGCACTGCCTAGGCTTGTTGAGTTTGCTGAAAGTTACGAGTTTGAGAGCCGGCGAGTGCGGGAGTATTTAAAGAGCGAGTTAGCTAAATTTGATCTTAGCGAGTATGGCTCGCTTGTGCTAGGCTGCACGCATTTTAACTACTTTAAAGATACTTTGCGAGAAATTTTAGCACCGCAAACAAAGATACTTGATGGGATTGATGGCACGATAAAACGCCTTAAAAGCGAGAGCGGGGCGGTGAGCTTAGCTGATAAGAGTAGCAAAGTAGAGTACTTTTACTCAAAGCAAAAGGTAAACCAAAGAAAGGAGCTTGATAGGCTTGCTATGTATCTTAAAAGGCTTGATGTTATGAGAGAGATTGAGTGA
- a CDS encoding NapC/NirT family cytochrome c: MKNLIKIVSITCVVTLFCVFAGHKIVVATGEYPFCGSCHAWDGAIAQTNLADPIHGASNTKGISVKCTDCHLPHDNLANYLITKAKNGVAEGFTTLTGDPSKKDWIANRANARANYTFDSSCLRCHEGIVKTSEANATREISKMHELSPKCRTLRTWQNASRATT, encoded by the coding sequence ATGAAAAATTTAATCAAAATCGTATCCATAACCTGCGTTGTTACTTTATTTTGCGTATTTGCAGGGCATAAGATAGTCGTAGCAACAGGCGAGTATCCATTTTGTGGCTCGTGCCACGCATGGGACGGAGCGATAGCTCAGACAAATCTAGCTGACCCAATACATGGAGCCTCAAACACAAAGGGAATAAGTGTAAAATGCACTGACTGTCACTTACCGCATGATAATCTTGCAAACTATCTCATAACAAAGGCTAAAAACGGCGTGGCTGAGGGCTTCACAACGCTAACAGGCGATCCTAGTAAAAAAGACTGGATAGCAAACAGAGCAAACGCAAGGGCAAATTATACCTTTGATAGTTCGTGTCTAAGGTGTCATGAAGGCATAGTAAAAACTAGCGAGGCAAACGCAACTCGTGAAATTTCAAAAATGCACGAGCTGTCACCAAAATGTCGGACACTACGAACTTGGCAAAATGCTAGTCGAGCAACAACATAA